From a region of the Argiope bruennichi chromosome 8, qqArgBrue1.1, whole genome shotgun sequence genome:
- the LOC129981316 gene encoding decapping and exoribonuclease protein-like: protein MNFHVKRSQYYDGRFPPFRKPSEIGYFSLDGEREYHDDNRQLKYIILPRNLKNVHMDLNVGYEDAVRKDFGKKEKIDTILTWILYHQEEVKKYFYVPNSNKPKIDFVCFRGLLTTIGATIYENKEDWLICATKFRSVIYLCAFDTDQNVLRRETATERDKLMSSWGYKFEQYLAVDSPSSKPNPSIPVNEKEEYCIVLKGRFNNHTLLYSAEVDGKDTSNNIHADRDPQSTQCYTELKTSRIITAQRQHINFCRYKLLKWWLQSFLVGIPKIICGFRDDQGIVRNLEVFPVAEIPRIAQNHWTPASTLNFCSEFMDYVKKCVKKDDPSVVYKFYWKPGSPVTCEELTSADYQVLPEWYTNNLTI from the exons ATGAATTTTCACGTTAAAAGATCACAGTATTATGATGGGAGATTTCCACCTTTTCGTAAGCCATCAGAAATAGGTTACTTTTCTTTAGATGGGGAAAGAGAATATCACGATGATAACCGccaattgaaatatataattcttccacgtaatttgaaaaatgtgcatATGGACTTGAATGTTGGATATGAAGATGCCGTCAGGAAAGATTTtggtaaaaaggaaaaaattgataCTATTTTAACTTGGATATTATACCACCaagaagaagtgaaaaaatacttttatgtacCAAATTCGAACAA gcCCAAGATAGATTTCGTATGCTTTCGTGGCCTTCTGACTACAATTGGTGCAACaatctatgaaaataaagaagactGGTTGATTTGTGCTACTAAATTTAGATCTGTGATATACTTATGTGCATTTGATACTGATCAAAATGTTCTTAGAAGAGAAACTGCAACAGAAAGAGATAAATTAATGTCATCTTGGGGTTATAAATTTGAGCAATATTTGGCTGTTG atagTCCAAGTTCTAAGCCAAATCCATCTATTCCTGTGAATGAAAAAGAGGAgtattgtattgttttaaaagGACGATTTAACAATCATACTTTGTTGTATAGTGCTGAAGTTGATGGGAAGGATACTTCCAATAACATTCATGCTGATCGAGACCCACAATCTACTCAATGCTATACTGAACTAAAGACTTCAAGAATCATAACTGCTCAAAGGCAGCATATTAATTTTTGCAG GTATAAACTTTTGAAGTGGTGGTTACAATCTTTCCTTGTTGgaattcctaaaattatttgtGGTTTCCGTGATGACCAGGGCATTGTTCGCAACTTAGAAGTTTTTCCTGTTGCTGAAATACCTAGAATAGCTCAG AATCATTGGACCCCAGCATCTACATTAAATTTTTGCTCTGAATTTATGGACTATGTTAAAAAGTGTGTTAAAAAGGATGATCCATC tgtTGTGTATAAATTTTACTGGAAACCTGGTTCTCCTGTTACTTGTGAAGAGTTAACTTCTGCTGATTATCAAGTTTTACCTGAATggtatacaaataatttaacaatttaa